A single window of Pseudomonas lijiangensis DNA harbors:
- a CDS encoding sigma-70 family RNA polymerase sigma factor — MHTAQPALSHTVEGLYQDHHSWLTTWLRRRIGCPHSAADLAQDTFVKVILARDTAQIIEPRAFLTTIAKRVLCNHYRRQDLERAYYQALAELPECVAPSEEDRAIILQTLVELDQLLDGLPTAVKRAFLLSQVDGLSHGEIASQLGISIATVKRHLNKAALRCYFAL, encoded by the coding sequence ATGCACACCGCCCAGCCCGCTCTCAGTCATACCGTCGAAGGTCTGTACCAGGATCACCATTCCTGGCTAACGACCTGGCTGCGGCGCAGGATCGGCTGCCCGCACAGTGCGGCGGATCTGGCTCAGGACACCTTCGTCAAAGTGATACTGGCCCGCGATACGGCCCAGATCATTGAGCCTCGGGCCTTTCTGACCACCATCGCCAAGCGGGTGCTGTGTAATCACTACAGACGCCAGGATCTGGAGCGCGCCTATTACCAGGCCCTGGCCGAGCTGCCGGAATGCGTGGCACCTTCCGAGGAAGACCGGGCGATCATCCTGCAAACTCTGGTGGAACTGGACCAGTTGCTGGACGGCCTGCCGACTGCGGTCAAACGTGCCTTCCTGCTTTCTCAGGTCGATGGCCTGAGCCATGGCGAAATCGCCTCGCAACTGGGCATCTCCATCGCGACGGTCAAGCGTCATCTGAACAAGGCCGCGCTGCGCTGCTACTTCGCCCTATGA
- a CDS encoding FecR domain-containing protein, producing the protein MNLNAESLNKSDISPAVARQAVSWMIEMQEGGLDSRRQHAWQQWLNGNSEHQRAWAHIQRVNQRLSGLSSPLAHAALNAPSSSGRRQALKLLLLLGAGSAAGWGLRDQIALQPLLADLRSGVGEQRKETLSDGTQVQLNTASALDVRFDAGQRFIKLLQGEILMTAVADSRPLNLLTAQGTVHASTAASRFNLRQLDGRTQLAVLDGSLEISPDAHVGPSLRLQARQQVTFSRDAWDPVRPTDASTGAWAEGMLVASHMKLTDFLAELGRYRRGRLNCDAKVANLLISGSYPLADSERILDMLEVTLPVRVQRFTRYWVSVQARV; encoded by the coding sequence ATGAACCTGAATGCCGAATCCCTGAACAAGTCAGACATTTCCCCCGCCGTGGCCAGGCAGGCAGTGAGCTGGATGATCGAAATGCAGGAAGGCGGTCTGGATTCCCGTCGCCAGCATGCCTGGCAGCAGTGGCTCAATGGCAATAGCGAACACCAGCGTGCCTGGGCGCACATCCAGCGGGTCAACCAACGCTTGAGCGGATTGTCTTCGCCCCTGGCCCATGCGGCGCTCAATGCTCCGTCCTCCAGCGGTCGCCGCCAGGCCCTGAAGCTTTTGCTTCTGCTGGGCGCGGGTTCAGCGGCAGGCTGGGGATTACGTGATCAGATCGCCTTGCAACCCTTGCTGGCCGACCTGCGCAGCGGCGTGGGCGAACAACGCAAGGAAACACTGAGCGACGGCACACAGGTGCAACTCAATACCGCCAGCGCCCTGGATGTGCGCTTCGATGCCGGGCAGCGGTTTATCAAGTTGCTGCAAGGCGAAATCCTGATGACGGCAGTTGCCGACTCACGCCCACTGAACCTGCTGACCGCCCAAGGCACCGTACACGCCTCGACCGCGGCCAGTCGTTTCAACCTGCGGCAACTGGACGGCCGCACGCAACTGGCCGTGCTGGACGGCTCACTCGAAATCAGCCCCGACGCCCATGTCGGTCCGTCATTGCGGTTGCAGGCCAGACAGCAAGTGACCTTCAGCCGCGACGCCTGGGACCCGGTACGCCCGACAGACGCCAGCACCGGAGCCTGGGCCGAAGGCATGCTGGTCGCCTCGCACATGAAGCTGACGGATTTCCTGGCCGAACTGGGCCGCTACCGTCGCGGGCGACTCAACTGCGATGCCAAGGTCGCCAACCTGCTGATTTCCGGCAGTTACCCGCTGGCCGACAGCGAACGCATCCTCGACATGCTGGAAGTCACCCTGCCCGTCCGGGTGCAGCGCTTTACCCGGTATTGGGTGAGTGTTCAGGCTCGGGTGTGA